In Kogia breviceps isolate mKogBre1 chromosome 9, mKogBre1 haplotype 1, whole genome shotgun sequence, a single window of DNA contains:
- the LOC131762957 gene encoding LOW QUALITY PROTEIN: olfactory receptor-like protein OLF3 (The sequence of the model RefSeq protein was modified relative to this genomic sequence to represent the inferred CDS: inserted 1 base in 1 codon; substituted 1 base at 1 genomic stop codon) has protein sequence MGADNHTLVREFIPLXLSSDWDTRAALLVLFLVMYLVTVLGSCLVILRTRLDSRLHTPMYFFLTNLSLVDVSYATNIVPQMLVHFLAEHKGIPYVSCATXLFSSLGLGGIEFVLLAVMAYDRYVAVCDPLRYSVIMHGGLCTRLAITSWVSASVNSLTQTTITFQLPMCMNKYIDHISCELLAVVRLACVDTSSNEIAIMVSSIVLLMTPFCLVLLSYIQIISTILKIQSTEGRKKAFHTCASHLVVVVLYYGMAIFTYIQPRSSPSVLQEKLISLFYAILTPMLNPMIYRLRNKEVKGAFQKLLGQLSGLTSALATY, from the coding sequence CTGTCCAGTGACTGGGACACTCGGGCTGCTCTCTTGGTCCTGTTCTTGGTTATGTACCTGGTGACAGTGCTGGGGAGCTGCCTCGTTATTCTTCGGACCAGACTGGACAGCCGACTCCACACTCCCATGTATTTCTTTCTCACCAACCTCTCCCTTGTCGATGTCTCTTATGCCACAAACATTGTCCCTCAGATGCTGGTGCATTTTCTTGCAGAACATAAAGGAATCCCATATGTGAGCTGTGCAACCTAGTTATTTTCCTCCCTGGGCCTGGGTGGGATTGAGTTTGTTCTACTGGCAGTGATGGCCTATGACCGCTATGTGGCTGTGTGTGACCCCCTGAGATACTCAGTCATCATGCACGGAGGCCTCTGTACTAGGTTGGCCATCACATCCTGGGTCAGTGCCTCTGTCAACTCTCTCACGCAGACCACCATCACCTTTCAGTTGCCCATGTGTATGAACAAGTATATTGATCACATATCCTGCGAACTCCTAGCTGTGGTCAGACTGGCCTGTGTGGACACCTCCTCCAACGAGATCGCAATCATGGTTTCTAGTATTGTTCTGCTGATGACTCCTTTCTGCTTGGTTCTCTTGTCCTACATCCAGATCATCTCCACCATCCTAAAGATCCAGTCCacagaggggagaaagaaagCCTTCCACACCTGTGCCTCTCACCTCGTGGTAGTTGTACTGTACTATGGCATGGCCATTTTCACTTACATCCAACCACGCTCCAGCCCCTCTGTCCTTCAGGAGAAGTTGATCTCTCTCTTCTATGCCATTTTGACACCCATGCTGAACCCCATGATTTACAGGCTGAGGAATAAGGAGGTGAAGGGGGCCTTTCAGAAACTACTAGGGCAATTATCTGGATTAACGTCAGCACTGGCAACTTACTGA